One Triticum dicoccoides isolate Atlit2015 ecotype Zavitan chromosome 4B, WEW_v2.0, whole genome shotgun sequence genomic window carries:
- the LOC119296010 gene encoding nuclear pore complex protein NUP93A-like isoform X2 has product MAGVGADGGGDTEMGGWSELLNTSTNLLEQAAPTPHFPTLQRNLDQLEVLSTKLKAKTIRAEAPSQSLSATRLLAREGINAEQLTRDLKSFELKTTFEDVFPSEATSVEEYLQQLHEMAIVSSIQGAQKDNLKSFNNYMMQVLEKEKRDFLQSLSRLSTLPKRNTNLAGGLSRYALMPSSASSPQASSGLPAAEVMPIPNKTIIDSKSSVYAGVVKDLNDARGRSLPFSPATAFRAAYESLSLDATGLKSVTMQKVWHLIQALVGEGLTHRNVSTKMSLVVGARRHLEWGHEKYIIETINSQPALAALGGSVGNLQKIRAFLRVRLRDHGVLDFDASDLRRQPPVDTTWQQIYFCLRTGYYDEARQVAQSSRAAYNFAPLLAEWITTNGAVSSETALTASEECEKMLRMGDRPGRPGYDRKKLLLYAIICGCRRQIDRLLKDLPTLFNTIEDFLWFKLSALREYSSASSSNVANEGLVPYMLEDLQNYLNKFEPSYYTKSGKDPLVYPYILLLSIQSLPAILYLSKEVGEEGYHVDAVHISITLADHGILPEGVGSGQKMGVMDACAEADSIIWQYGSIYLRNGNLDLALEYYAQAAAAMGGGEVSWIGQGNADQQRQRSSMLKQLLTEILLRDGGIQLLLGPSGMGEEGELKKYMMDWRSRQQFLLEAAHRCQEAGLYDKSVEIHKRVGAFAMALQTVNKCLSDAVCALAQNMLDGESRAVALIQSGNEILETARYSSEASVQDKDLISEQQIILRQLEAILHIYRLARAGQTVDALRETIKLPFLHLDPQSSNVSVDVFRNLSPHVQACVPDLLKVALNCMDNVRDTDGTLRAVKSKIANLVASNMSKNWPQDLYQKVAQCI; this is encoded by the exons ATGGCcggcgtcggcgccgacggcggagGAGACACGGAGATGGGTGGCTGGTCAGAGCTGCTCAACACCTCCACCAACCTCCTCGAGCAGGCCGCCCCCACCCCTCACTTCCCTACCCTCCAG AGGAACCTGGACCAGCTCGAGGTGCTCTCCACGAAGCTTAAGGCCAAGACGATCCGCGCCGAGGCGCCGTCGCAGTCGCTCTCCGCCACCAG GTTGCTGGCGCGCGAGGGGATCAATGCGGAGCAGCTCACCAGGGACCTCAAGTCATTTGAACTCAAG ACCACCTTTGAGGATGTTTTTCCGTCAGAAGCAACTTCTGTCGAGGAATACCTGCAACAG cttcatgaaatggcaattgtCTCATCCATCCAAGGAGCACAAAAGGACAACTTAAAGAGTTTTAACAATTATATGATGCAAGTTCTTGAG AAGGAGAAGAGAGATTTCTTGCAGAGTCTAAGCCGACTTTCTACATTACCAAAGAGAAACACCAATCTAGCTGGTGGTCTGTCTCGTTATGCTCTGATGCCATCTTCAGCTTCCAGTCCTCAAGCTTCATCAGGGCTGCCCGCTGCGGAAGTCATGCCCATACCTAACAAGACCATAATTGATAGTAAATCTTCAGTTTATGCGGGGGTTGTGAAGGATCTCAACGACGCTAGAGGACGCAGTCTGCCTTTCAGT cctgctacagctttCAGAGCTGCCTACGAGTCCTTGTCTCTTGATGCTACTGGCTTGAAGTCAGTGACCATGCAGAAAGTGTGGCATTTGATTCAG GCATTAGTAGGGGAAGGGTTAACTCATAGAAACGTTTCAACAAAAATGTCACTAGTGGTTGGAGCAAGGCGACACCTTGAATGGGGTCATGAGAAGTACATTATTGAGACCATCAACAGCCAGCCAGCACTA GCTGCTCTTGGTGGATCGGTTGGCAATCTTCAAAAGATTCGTGCATTTCTTCGG GTCCGGTTGCGGGATCATGGCGTGTTAGACTTTGATGCAAGTGACCTTCGCAGACAGCCACCAGTGGATACAACATGGCAGCAG ATTTATTTCTGCTTAAGAACTGGGTATTATGATGAAGCAAGGCAAGTTGCTCAATCATCTCGTGCTGCTTACAACTTCGCCCCTCTG CTTGCAGAATGGATTACTACTAATGGTGCTGTATCATCAGAGACCGCTCTGACAGCTTCTGAGGAATGTGAAAAAATGCTCAGAATGGGTGACCGACCAGGGCGTCCTGGTTATGATAGGAAGAAGTTGCTTCTTTATGCCATAATTTGTGGCTGTCGACGGCAAATTGACAGATTACTTAAAGATCTGCCAACACTTTTCAATACTATAGAGGATTTCTTGTGGTTCAAGTTGTCAGCTCTGCGGGAATACTCCAGTGCATCTTCTTCTAATGTTGCGAATGAAGGCTTGGTTCCTTATATGCTGGAGGATTTACAAAATTATCTGAACAAATTTGAGCCATCATATTATACAAAAAGTGGAAAAGACCCCTTGGTCTATCCCTATATTCTACTCTTAAGCATCCAATCACTCCCAGCAATTCTTTATTTGTCTAAAGAAGTTGGAGAGGAAGGGTACCATGTTGATGCTGTGCATATTTCAATTACTCTAGCTGATCATGGTATTCTCCCTGAGGGAGTTGGATCAGGCCAGAAGATGGGTGTAATGGATGCTTGCGCAGAAGCTGACAGTATTATATGGCAATATGGCTCTATTTACTTGCGCAATGGCAACCTTGATTTGGCCTTGGAGTATTATGCACAGGCTGCTGCTGCAATGGGTGGAGGAGAGGTATCATGGATTGGTCAAGGGAATGCTGATCAACAACGTCAACGAAGTTCAATGTTGAAGCAACTGCTCACAGAGATATTACTAAGGGACGGTGGTATTCAACTTCTGCTTGGTCCAAGTGGAATGGGAGAAGAAGGAGAACTAAAAAAGTATATGATGGATTGGAGAAGTAGGCAGCAATTCTTGCTTGAAGCCGCCCATCGGTGTCAAGAGGCAGGGCTCTATGACAAA TCAGTGGAAATTCACAAAAGAGTTGGAGCCTTTGCCATGGCACTTCAGACAGTAAACAAGTGTCTATCGGATGCAGTATGTGCCCTGGCACAAAATATGTTAGATGGCGAAAGCCGTGCTGTTGCTCTAATTCAATCTGGCAATGAAATTTTGGAGACAGCCAGATATTCTTCTGAAGCCAG TGTTCAAGACAAGGATCTCATTTCTGAACAGCAAATTATACTGAGACAGCTTGAAGCTATTCTTCACATTTATAGGCTAGCTCGTGCTGGACAAACTGTTGACGCTCTGAGGGAAACCATCAAACTTCCATTTCTTCATTTGGATCCACAGTCTTCGAATGTATCAGTCGATGTATTCAGGAATTTATCACCCCATGTTCAAGCTTGTGTGCCAGATCTCCTGAAGGTTGCTCTAAACTGCATGGACAATGTTAGAGATACCGATGGGACCCTGCGTGCTGTCAAGTCAAAG
- the LOC119296010 gene encoding nuclear pore complex protein NUP93A-like isoform X1 translates to MAGVGADGGGDTEMGGWSELLNTSTNLLEQAAPTPHFPTLQRNLDQLEVLSTKLKAKTIRAEAPSQSLSATRLLAREGINAEQLTRDLKSFELKTTFEDVFPSEATSVEEYLQQLHEMAIVSSIQGAQKDNLKSFNNYMMQVLEDDWQKEKRDFLQSLSRLSTLPKRNTNLAGGLSRYALMPSSASSPQASSGLPAAEVMPIPNKTIIDSKSSVYAGVVKDLNDARGRSLPFSPATAFRAAYESLSLDATGLKSVTMQKVWHLIQALVGEGLTHRNVSTKMSLVVGARRHLEWGHEKYIIETINSQPALAALGGSVGNLQKIRAFLRVRLRDHGVLDFDASDLRRQPPVDTTWQQIYFCLRTGYYDEARQVAQSSRAAYNFAPLLAEWITTNGAVSSETALTASEECEKMLRMGDRPGRPGYDRKKLLLYAIICGCRRQIDRLLKDLPTLFNTIEDFLWFKLSALREYSSASSSNVANEGLVPYMLEDLQNYLNKFEPSYYTKSGKDPLVYPYILLLSIQSLPAILYLSKEVGEEGYHVDAVHISITLADHGILPEGVGSGQKMGVMDACAEADSIIWQYGSIYLRNGNLDLALEYYAQAAAAMGGGEVSWIGQGNADQQRQRSSMLKQLLTEILLRDGGIQLLLGPSGMGEEGELKKYMMDWRSRQQFLLEAAHRCQEAGLYDKSVEIHKRVGAFAMALQTVNKCLSDAVCALAQNMLDGESRAVALIQSGNEILETARYSSEASVQDKDLISEQQIILRQLEAILHIYRLARAGQTVDALRETIKLPFLHLDPQSSNVSVDVFRNLSPHVQACVPDLLKVALNCMDNVRDTDGTLRAVKSKIANLVASNMSKNWPQDLYQKVAQCI, encoded by the exons ATGGCcggcgtcggcgccgacggcggagGAGACACGGAGATGGGTGGCTGGTCAGAGCTGCTCAACACCTCCACCAACCTCCTCGAGCAGGCCGCCCCCACCCCTCACTTCCCTACCCTCCAG AGGAACCTGGACCAGCTCGAGGTGCTCTCCACGAAGCTTAAGGCCAAGACGATCCGCGCCGAGGCGCCGTCGCAGTCGCTCTCCGCCACCAG GTTGCTGGCGCGCGAGGGGATCAATGCGGAGCAGCTCACCAGGGACCTCAAGTCATTTGAACTCAAG ACCACCTTTGAGGATGTTTTTCCGTCAGAAGCAACTTCTGTCGAGGAATACCTGCAACAG cttcatgaaatggcaattgtCTCATCCATCCAAGGAGCACAAAAGGACAACTTAAAGAGTTTTAACAATTATATGATGCAAGTTCTTGAG GATGACTGGCAGAAGGAGAAGAGAGATTTCTTGCAGAGTCTAAGCCGACTTTCTACATTACCAAAGAGAAACACCAATCTAGCTGGTGGTCTGTCTCGTTATGCTCTGATGCCATCTTCAGCTTCCAGTCCTCAAGCTTCATCAGGGCTGCCCGCTGCGGAAGTCATGCCCATACCTAACAAGACCATAATTGATAGTAAATCTTCAGTTTATGCGGGGGTTGTGAAGGATCTCAACGACGCTAGAGGACGCAGTCTGCCTTTCAGT cctgctacagctttCAGAGCTGCCTACGAGTCCTTGTCTCTTGATGCTACTGGCTTGAAGTCAGTGACCATGCAGAAAGTGTGGCATTTGATTCAG GCATTAGTAGGGGAAGGGTTAACTCATAGAAACGTTTCAACAAAAATGTCACTAGTGGTTGGAGCAAGGCGACACCTTGAATGGGGTCATGAGAAGTACATTATTGAGACCATCAACAGCCAGCCAGCACTA GCTGCTCTTGGTGGATCGGTTGGCAATCTTCAAAAGATTCGTGCATTTCTTCGG GTCCGGTTGCGGGATCATGGCGTGTTAGACTTTGATGCAAGTGACCTTCGCAGACAGCCACCAGTGGATACAACATGGCAGCAG ATTTATTTCTGCTTAAGAACTGGGTATTATGATGAAGCAAGGCAAGTTGCTCAATCATCTCGTGCTGCTTACAACTTCGCCCCTCTG CTTGCAGAATGGATTACTACTAATGGTGCTGTATCATCAGAGACCGCTCTGACAGCTTCTGAGGAATGTGAAAAAATGCTCAGAATGGGTGACCGACCAGGGCGTCCTGGTTATGATAGGAAGAAGTTGCTTCTTTATGCCATAATTTGTGGCTGTCGACGGCAAATTGACAGATTACTTAAAGATCTGCCAACACTTTTCAATACTATAGAGGATTTCTTGTGGTTCAAGTTGTCAGCTCTGCGGGAATACTCCAGTGCATCTTCTTCTAATGTTGCGAATGAAGGCTTGGTTCCTTATATGCTGGAGGATTTACAAAATTATCTGAACAAATTTGAGCCATCATATTATACAAAAAGTGGAAAAGACCCCTTGGTCTATCCCTATATTCTACTCTTAAGCATCCAATCACTCCCAGCAATTCTTTATTTGTCTAAAGAAGTTGGAGAGGAAGGGTACCATGTTGATGCTGTGCATATTTCAATTACTCTAGCTGATCATGGTATTCTCCCTGAGGGAGTTGGATCAGGCCAGAAGATGGGTGTAATGGATGCTTGCGCAGAAGCTGACAGTATTATATGGCAATATGGCTCTATTTACTTGCGCAATGGCAACCTTGATTTGGCCTTGGAGTATTATGCACAGGCTGCTGCTGCAATGGGTGGAGGAGAGGTATCATGGATTGGTCAAGGGAATGCTGATCAACAACGTCAACGAAGTTCAATGTTGAAGCAACTGCTCACAGAGATATTACTAAGGGACGGTGGTATTCAACTTCTGCTTGGTCCAAGTGGAATGGGAGAAGAAGGAGAACTAAAAAAGTATATGATGGATTGGAGAAGTAGGCAGCAATTCTTGCTTGAAGCCGCCCATCGGTGTCAAGAGGCAGGGCTCTATGACAAA TCAGTGGAAATTCACAAAAGAGTTGGAGCCTTTGCCATGGCACTTCAGACAGTAAACAAGTGTCTATCGGATGCAGTATGTGCCCTGGCACAAAATATGTTAGATGGCGAAAGCCGTGCTGTTGCTCTAATTCAATCTGGCAATGAAATTTTGGAGACAGCCAGATATTCTTCTGAAGCCAG TGTTCAAGACAAGGATCTCATTTCTGAACAGCAAATTATACTGAGACAGCTTGAAGCTATTCTTCACATTTATAGGCTAGCTCGTGCTGGACAAACTGTTGACGCTCTGAGGGAAACCATCAAACTTCCATTTCTTCATTTGGATCCACAGTCTTCGAATGTATCAGTCGATGTATTCAGGAATTTATCACCCCATGTTCAAGCTTGTGTGCCAGATCTCCTGAAGGTTGCTCTAAACTGCATGGACAATGTTAGAGATACCGATGGGACCCTGCGTGCTGTCAAGTCAAAG